In one window of Sardina pilchardus chromosome 23, fSarPil1.1, whole genome shotgun sequence DNA:
- the gpr180 gene encoding integral membrane protein GPR180 — translation MYQFAITIAIFLLQCVFSVSGKTIFGVFRSDLAREQRGQYITNFFYQAGNGLMVYRLENVPVAVRKEAKLLMFHNTQGFDNLSCLDRVSRAQMSISLSAEEHNQTIPQQLYPQAWHIVYVDRYTCTEQDLDSPLEDVRFQIVLLNPDVAGNPMDHFSAEEGGLHSFYFLLILVYFIASCIYMQPLWQALHKGGPMHTVLKVLSIALLLQGMSVLFNYIHMARYARDGVGTPLMGSLAEFCDMVAQVQMLYMLLSLCMGWTLSRSRKSQSKPLQWDSSPTSTSLAAAAVLTQGVLLIWEQFEDTEHHSFHAQRGVPGVLLLLLRVLLALLLASVLYHITSAERSALKRDFYLRFAKGCFLWFLCHPVLVLISGIFNEHQQEKVIAIGVILCQSISVIILYQLFLSRSLYWEVSSLSSVTLPLSMSRGPRDRF, via the exons ATGTATCAATTCGCTATTACAATAGCTATATTCTTGCTACAATGTGTTTTCTCTGTAAGCGGAAAAACTATATTTGGGGTTTTCAGAAGCGACTTGGCgagggagcagagaggtcaATACATCACCAATTTTTTCTATCAGG ctgGAAATGGGCTGATGGTGTATCGGCTGGAGAACGTGCCCGTGGCAGTGCGGAAGGAGGCGAAGCTGCTGATGTTCCACAACACGCAGGGCTTCGACAACCTGAGCTGCCTGGACCGGGTCTCTCGAGCCCAGATGTCTA tATCACTGAGTGCAGAGGAGCACAATCAGACTATTCCTCAACAGCTGTATCCCCAAGCCTGGCACATCGTGTACGTGGACCGCTACACCTGCACAGAGCAGGACCTGGACAGCCCTCTGGAGGACGTCCGCTTCCAGATCGTTCTGCTGAATCCGGATGTTGCAGGAAACCCGATGGACCACTTCAGTGCGGAGGAGGGAG GTCTCCACAGCTTCTACTTCCTGCTGATTCTGGTCTACTTCATCGCATCCTGCATCTACATGCAGCCGCTGTGGCAGGCGCTACACAAGGGAGGCCCTATGCACACAGTGCTCAAAGTGCTCTCTATCGCCCTCTTGCTGCAGGGGATGTCGGTGCTCTTTAACTACATCCACATGGCCAG GTATGCCAGAGATGGTGTGGGGACCCCGCTGATGGGGAGTCTAGCTGAGT tctgtgacATGGTGGCCCAGGTGCAGATGCTGTATATGCTGCTGAGTCTGTGTATGGGGTGGACTCTGAGTCGGAGCAGGAAGTCCCAGAGCAAGCCGCTCCAGTGGGACTcgtcccccacctccacctccctcgccgccgccgccgtgctCACGCAG GGCGTCCTGCTGATCTGGGAGCAGTTTGAGGACACGGAGCACCACAGCTTCCATGCGCAGCGCGGCGTCCCGGgcgtcctgctgctgctgctgcgggtgCTGCTGGCGCTCCTGCTGGCCTCCGTGCTCTACCACATCACCTCCGCCGAGCGCAGCGCACTCAAGAGGGACTTCTACCTGCGCTTCGCCAAG GGCTGCTTTCTGTGGTTCCTGTGCCATCCCGTGCTTGTTCTAATCTCAGGGATCTTTAACGAGCACCAGCAGGAAAAG GTCATTGCTATTGGGGTGATCCTGTGCCAGTCCATATCGGTCATCATCCTCTACCAGCTCTTCCTGTCCAGGAGCCTGTATTGGGAGgtgtcctctctgtcctccgtGACCTTGCCTCTGAGCATGTCCAGAGGGCCCCGGGACCGCTTCTAA